From Xiphophorus couchianus chromosome 23, X_couchianus-1.0, whole genome shotgun sequence, one genomic window encodes:
- the zic6 gene encoding zic family member 6: protein MTSLSRFSGCPLSCVNPGESNTEPSVVLPPLAGEHMGHPTGSSLKLCPSHNLRDYPETRSSAYVDHSIPSFSDSGYPSHGLEHSPRGIIIGANLSGAGMPPVTDQLAPRPNQHGGMGRYRDFSGCRDNRSHAFFASYQEQAHASTDASRDLGSQMMLGLPGDLLTRTHSYGQTISPKGNSQQIVTQFLGLYKPLNMAIQRGGADAFLRCSKQTVKHELVCKWSDGKEAGAGKLPCSRAFGTMYELVTHVTVEHVGGPEHSEYICHWENCARDRKPFKAKYKLVNHVRVHTGEKPFPCPFHGCEKVFARSENLKIHKRTHTGEKPFKCEFEGCNRRFANSSDRKKHSHVHSSDKPYMCKVRGCDKCYTHPSSLRKHMKLHCTKEHVAKGGDAPPGDGGHAAEGRAARASDVGQISPPQAPTSTQDVPLSPESRDESIPRSRFHHAFDSSLDYSAHRSQPLLDPLLLQRGSYRSQSSQYPCGQTGHAFAQTSRTFSSASPFQKSIVNGWYTCHSGVDTFPPKQCNNIPSL from the exons ATGACAAGCCTTTCGAGGTTTAGTGGCTGCCCTCTCTCTTGCGTCAACCCCGGGGAGAGCAATACTGAACCCAGCGTGGTGCTGCCACCTTTGGCAGGGGAGCACATGGGACACCCCACTGGCAGTTCCTTAAAACTCTGCCCCTCGCACAATTTGCGAGACTACCCCGAGACGAGGTCCAGTGCATATGTTGACCACTCGATTCCCAGTTTTTCAGACTCTGGATATCCCAGTCACGGGTTAGAGCACAGCCCTAGGGGCATTATCATTGGAGCAAATCTCTCTGGAGCCGGCATGCCACCCGTCACTGATCAACTGGCACCAAGACCCAACCAACATGGCGGGATGGGAAGGTACCGGGACTTTTCTGGCTGCAGGGACAACAGGAGCCACGCTTTTTTTGCCAGCTACCAGGAGCAGGCCCACGCCTCCACGGACGCGTCCCGCGACCTCGGCAGTCAGATGATGCTGGGTCTACCTGGCGACCTCCTCACCCGGACTCACTCCTACGGCCAGACCATCAGCCCCAAGGGAAACAGCCAGCAGATTGTCACCCAGTTCCTGGGTCTCTACAAGCCCCTGAACATGGCGATCCAGCGTGGGGGAGCCGATGCCTTCCTCAGGTGCTCCAAACAGACGGTGAAGCATGAGCTGGTGTGCAAGTGGAGTGACGGCAAAGAGGCTGGAGCGGGAAAGCTGCCCTGCTCCAGAGCCTTCGGGACCATGTATGAACTTGTCACCCATGTGACAGTGGAGCACGTCGGAGGACCCGAGCACTCTGAATATATTTGTCACTGGGAGAACTGTGCGAGGGACAGGAAGCCTTTCAAAGCCAAATACAAGCTGGTGAATCACGTCAGGGTCCACACTGGGGAGAAGCCCTTTCCCTGTCCATTTCACGGCTGTGAGAAAGTTTTTGCTAGATCAGAGAATCTAAAGATCCACAAGAGGACTCACACAG GTGAAAAACCGTTTAAATGCGAGTTTGAGGGCTGCAACCGGAGATTCGCGAACAGCAGCGACAGAAAGAAGCACTCCCACGTCCACTCCAGTGATAAACCCTACATGTGCAAGGTCAGGGGCTGTGACAAGTGCTACACCCACCCGAGTTCTCTGCGGAAGCACATGAAGCTTCACTGCACCAAGGAGCACGTCGCCAAAGGCGGCGACGCGCCTCCCGGTGACGGGGGTCATGCTGCGGAGGGCAGGGCGGCCCGAGCGTCGGACGTTGGCCAGATCAGCCCCCCTCAAGCCCCCACCTCCACTCAGGATGTCCCCCTGTCCCCTGAGAGCCGGGACGAGTCGATCCCGAGGTCACGCTTCCATCACGCGTTTGACAGCAGTTTGGACTACTCCGCGCACAGGTCGCAGCCCCTCTTGGACCCTTTATTGCTGCAGAGGGGCAGCTATAGGTCCCAGTCTTCCCAGTACCCCTGCGGCCAGACTGGTCACGCTTTTGCCCAGACCTCACGGACTTTCTCTTCGGCTTCTCCCTTTCAGAAGAGCATCGTGAACGGATGGTACACATGCCACAGTGGCGTGGACACATTCCCACCAAAGCAGTGCAACAACATCCCCTCCCTCTGA